Proteins found in one Exiguobacterium sp. 9-2 genomic segment:
- a CDS encoding S8 family peptidase → MKKIIVSALLVSAFNTYTLDTTEAVTTAKKVPAIEAKTKKGYIKGKFDASGKALFYFDTKTYLSGGTHLKFAFDASKKATVYTSQTEYKQKDPYARYANSKKTLFFPLTWSGRQYIEVTGAKNKAFTIPYKLERLEPIREYATKSATTGRATSLVVRLNGATKASTLSRTSRAAHHETIDSTLQIEKFSYNSFIQAVAAKRQLEQTKGVRYVELDQPMKLLSTDPFQSVQWALKNTGQRGGVKGADIGYHAMVKRIANKSRSTVRVAVVDTGINPTYADFAGRVRMDLGYDFVHKRQLAYDDHGHGTHVAGVIAAASNNGYGMTGINDRASIIPIKVISRNNYASNSNIAKGILFAVKQKAKVINLSLGGGGVSLAIEDALAEARKKGIFVAAATGNEGAPKLSYPARSKYVFSVGATNRFDKRASFSNYGEGLDLVAPGQDIASYLQDGESIFWSGTSMATPHVAGVASVLYSLKPSIKVTDVESILRKSAKDLGKKGRDTTYGYGRLNADRAVQLVK, encoded by the coding sequence ATGAAAAAGATCATCGTCAGCGCTCTCCTCGTGAGTGCGTTTAATACATATACGTTGGATACAACGGAAGCGGTGACAACGGCTAAAAAAGTGCCAGCCATCGAAGCAAAAACGAAAAAAGGCTATATCAAAGGAAAGTTCGACGCGAGTGGGAAAGCGTTGTTCTATTTTGATACGAAGACGTATCTGTCAGGTGGAACACACTTGAAGTTCGCCTTTGATGCTTCCAAAAAAGCGACCGTTTATACGTCGCAGACGGAATACAAACAAAAAGATCCGTATGCGCGGTATGCGAACAGTAAAAAGACACTCTTTTTCCCACTGACGTGGAGTGGGCGACAATACATCGAAGTGACGGGAGCGAAGAATAAGGCGTTCACGATTCCCTATAAGCTCGAACGCCTCGAACCAATTCGGGAATATGCGACAAAATCGGCAACAACTGGACGAGCGACGAGTCTCGTCGTCCGTCTGAACGGGGCGACGAAAGCGAGCACGTTATCACGGACGTCGCGCGCCGCTCATCATGAAACGATCGACAGTACGCTACAAATCGAGAAGTTCTCCTACAACAGCTTCATTCAAGCCGTAGCTGCGAAACGCCAACTTGAACAAACGAAGGGCGTCCGGTACGTCGAACTCGATCAACCGATGAAGTTACTCAGTACCGATCCGTTCCAGTCCGTCCAGTGGGCATTAAAAAACACCGGGCAGCGTGGAGGAGTTAAGGGAGCGGACATCGGTTATCACGCGATGGTCAAGCGGATTGCCAACAAATCACGTTCAACCGTTCGCGTGGCGGTCGTCGACACGGGCATCAATCCGACCTATGCGGATTTCGCTGGACGTGTCCGGATGGATCTCGGATACGATTTCGTTCATAAGCGCCAGCTCGCTTATGACGATCATGGACACGGTACACACGTCGCCGGTGTCATTGCCGCAGCATCGAACAATGGTTACGGGATGACGGGAATCAATGATCGGGCGAGCATTATTCCGATTAAAGTCATCTCACGCAATAACTACGCTTCGAACTCGAATATCGCCAAAGGCATTCTGTTTGCTGTGAAACAAAAAGCAAAAGTCATCAACTTGAGTCTTGGTGGTGGCGGCGTTTCCTTAGCGATTGAAGATGCTCTAGCGGAAGCGCGTAAGAAAGGAATCTTCGTCGCAGCAGCAACTGGCAATGAAGGTGCACCAAAACTGTCCTATCCGGCACGCTCGAAATATGTTTTCTCAGTCGGGGCGACGAATCGATTCGATAAACGAGCATCGTTCTCGAACTACGGCGAAGGACTGGATCTCGTCGCACCAGGGCAAGACATCGCGAGCTACTTACAAGACGGCGAATCCATCTTCTGGAGCGGGACATCGATGGCGACACCGCATGTCGCGGGTGTAGCGAGTGTCCTCTATAGCTTGAAGCCAAGTATCAAAGTGACGGACGTCGAATCGATTCTTCGTAAGTCAGCGAAGGACCTCGGCAAAAAAGGTCGCGATACGACGTACGGGTATGGGCGCTTGAATGCCGATCGCGCCGTCCAGCTCGTGAAATAA
- a CDS encoding S8 family peptidase, whose product MRTWIAGSLALGLIFSTVPVNAIEKKEAIRPATLAKAKEVPAFSKQAGSALTGRFDSKGLAVWYFDAKDFVAKGTHFEFELDYNTYGTMFASKADAEAGRVYNRYYQVTDDTLYFPLSWSGRQYLVLEGYPGDRYSVPAYISRYEPIEESMTAAVKAVKPALLVQTRPGAMRAQAFGALKVESVTSELRIERLVYASYAEAKAAQQKFERSSAVAFAEFDAPIQAFGVDAYQKYQWSLQNTGQKKGLKGADIGFVAMQKRIKGKKLSATKVAVLDSGINPSYADFAGKIRMDLGYDFINGDKSAWDDNGHGSHVAGIIAAGGNNTYGMTGINPMATLIPIKVLDDSGAGSVSGLVKGIQHATKQGARVINMSLGGSYSSKSIESALAAAVKKNVLIVAASGNEGRGTIAYPARSKYVLSVGATGRKDTKASFSNYGTGLDLVAPGVSIPSYLADGELLYGSGTSMATPHVAGVASLLISLKPSLKASSVESILKKSAKDLGKKGYDTSYGAGRLNANSAVKLIP is encoded by the coding sequence ATGCGCACATGGATAGCAGGGAGTCTAGCACTTGGTTTGATCTTTAGTACGGTACCGGTCAATGCGATCGAGAAAAAAGAGGCGATTCGTCCTGCGACATTGGCGAAAGCAAAAGAAGTACCAGCCTTCTCGAAACAAGCGGGGAGTGCCTTAACCGGACGCTTTGATTCAAAAGGATTAGCAGTCTGGTATTTTGACGCGAAGGATTTTGTCGCGAAAGGTACACACTTCGAGTTCGAGCTTGATTACAACACGTACGGGACGATGTTCGCCAGCAAAGCGGACGCGGAAGCGGGACGGGTCTACAATCGCTATTACCAAGTCACGGATGATACGCTCTACTTCCCGCTCAGTTGGAGTGGACGACAGTACTTAGTGCTCGAAGGGTACCCGGGCGACCGCTACTCCGTTCCTGCCTATATCTCACGTTATGAACCCATCGAGGAATCGATGACAGCTGCCGTCAAAGCAGTCAAACCGGCGTTACTTGTGCAGACGCGTCCTGGTGCAATGCGAGCGCAAGCCTTCGGCGCCTTAAAAGTAGAGTCGGTCACGTCCGAGCTTCGAATCGAGCGACTCGTCTATGCTTCCTATGCAGAAGCGAAAGCAGCGCAACAGAAATTCGAACGCTCATCAGCTGTCGCGTTCGCGGAGTTCGATGCACCAATTCAAGCATTCGGAGTCGATGCCTATCAGAAATATCAATGGTCTCTGCAGAATACGGGGCAAAAGAAAGGTCTCAAAGGGGCGGATATCGGTTTCGTCGCCATGCAAAAACGGATCAAAGGTAAAAAGTTATCTGCAACCAAAGTCGCAGTCCTTGATTCTGGTATCAATCCGAGTTACGCCGACTTCGCGGGCAAAATCCGGATGGATCTCGGCTATGATTTCATCAATGGCGATAAGAGCGCCTGGGATGATAACGGACATGGTTCACATGTCGCGGGAATCATTGCCGCGGGTGGAAATAACACATATGGGATGACAGGCATCAATCCGATGGCGACGTTGATTCCGATTAAGGTCCTCGATGACTCAGGCGCTGGTTCAGTGTCAGGACTCGTCAAAGGCATCCAGCATGCGACGAAACAAGGTGCTCGGGTCATCAACATGAGTCTCGGTGGGAGTTACTCTTCGAAATCGATTGAGTCGGCGTTAGCAGCAGCAGTCAAGAAGAATGTCCTGATCGTTGCAGCTTCCGGGAACGAAGGGCGTGGAACGATTGCTTATCCGGCTCGTTCGAAATATGTCTTGTCGGTCGGGGCGACAGGACGAAAAGATACGAAAGCCTCGTTCTCGAACTACGGGACGGGACTCGACCTTGTCGCACCGGGTGTCTCGATTCCAAGCTACCTCGCGGATGGGGAGTTGCTGTACGGTAGCGGAACCTCGATGGCGACGCCACACGTCGCTGGTGTCGCGAGTCTCTTGATCAGTTTGAAGCCGTCTTTGAAGGCAAGCAGTGTCGAAAGCATCCTCAAGAAATCGGCAAAAGATCTTGGGAAAAAAGGCTATGATACGAGCTATGGTGCTGGTCGGTTGAACGCCAATAGCGCCGTCAAACTGATTCCTTAA
- a CDS encoding glycoside hydrolase family 70 protein, protein MRRTKKVSVGLLAAVVATSGLTYAPERAQAFTAGEKLDNRVIFQSFSLFQPYESNMYRTLAKKGDLLNTWGVTDVWLPPAYRSFDMARYLEGYAIADRYDLGEFPQGPDDTIPTKYGKATQLEMMVDMLHDDHIKVQMDLVPNQMLGLSQREAVYVRRATGSGKPFANPFTGGEQTKTLVTPYLAYTKGGGMGQAKYGYIKEWNKSYLNGTSLQGQGLGRIMTDQDGKAYRFFGVDHADNYLPEWLLEAAKTGHINTVDSYLATDGWYEVSEGNWKPMLTQYTKDTGYLPFMLKNGFASKEALLTSSEDKKIADLTTQYMNTKAEYGYGSEERSFQNDNSGIDTEDQFLFVDEKGTPTKTINNTMARNDEFLVGVDLANSNPEVIKEQKNWMKWMLETYKFDGFRIDAASHYDKAILKAEAEISKAHFGKQDYLSYIESYKASQRSYMKANNNEQLIMDSDLYFTLRSALKTSQKRPLRDLAKLSVVDREGYGATDVQPNWSFVNNHDQEKNRVNQIMLDMYGIKAGAQYSKTDQPKSFERLYNKKDEAKALAIYNQELASPTKKYSTENIIAQYAFLLSNKNTVPTVYYGDLYQTDASYMSKTTPYYDEITNLLKVRKKYAYGKQFVAYHTSNTSKEAGKDLISSVRFGKNRNTGVATVIGKNAGLNTTIPVNMGKTHANQVFVDASGVTNTKLVTDKNGILTVPVKGIKTAEVNGYVGVFVPQATKAPVATIKAGAVYQGKALNLKTTIANSKAAIASTRYRVLDTKKATVDSKSRLTGKATGKTTVEATITLKDGFVLKTVLPIETKANSVTLKATKATLKKNQTTRIAYTSATDKIKSVQYTSANKKVAQVSSRGNVKGIKAGKTTIRVTYTTVGNYKVVKTFTVTVK, encoded by the coding sequence ATGAGAAGAACGAAAAAAGTATCTGTTGGATTGTTAGCAGCAGTCGTCGCAACAAGTGGACTCACTTATGCACCAGAACGCGCACAAGCATTCACAGCAGGTGAGAAACTCGACAACCGTGTCATCTTCCAAAGCTTTAGCCTCTTCCAACCGTATGAAAGCAACATGTACCGGACGCTTGCGAAAAAAGGAGATTTATTGAACACATGGGGCGTGACGGATGTCTGGCTTCCACCTGCCTATCGTTCATTTGACATGGCTCGTTATTTAGAAGGCTATGCGATTGCCGATCGATACGATCTCGGTGAGTTCCCGCAAGGACCGGACGATACGATTCCGACAAAATACGGAAAAGCCACACAACTCGAGATGATGGTCGACATGCTACATGACGATCACATCAAAGTCCAGATGGATCTCGTACCGAACCAAATGCTTGGTCTAAGTCAACGAGAAGCGGTCTACGTGCGTCGTGCGACAGGTTCAGGTAAACCATTCGCAAATCCATTCACAGGTGGCGAACAGACGAAGACACTTGTGACGCCTTACCTCGCCTACACAAAAGGTGGCGGTATGGGGCAAGCGAAATACGGCTATATCAAAGAATGGAACAAATCATATCTCAACGGAACATCTCTTCAAGGGCAGGGACTTGGACGGATCATGACGGACCAAGACGGGAAAGCGTATCGTTTCTTTGGTGTCGATCACGCAGATAACTACTTGCCAGAATGGTTGCTTGAAGCGGCAAAAACGGGACATATCAATACGGTCGATTCGTATCTGGCGACAGATGGCTGGTATGAAGTCTCAGAGGGTAACTGGAAACCGATGTTGACGCAATATACAAAAGACACAGGTTATCTGCCGTTCATGCTCAAGAATGGTTTTGCATCAAAAGAAGCTTTGTTGACGTCTAGTGAAGATAAAAAAATTGCCGACTTAACAACTCAATACATGAATACAAAAGCGGAATATGGTTATGGTTCAGAAGAACGTTCGTTCCAAAACGATAACTCTGGTATCGACACAGAAGATCAGTTCCTCTTCGTCGACGAAAAGGGCACGCCGACGAAGACGATCAACAACACGATGGCAAGAAATGATGAATTCCTCGTCGGCGTTGACCTCGCGAACTCGAACCCAGAAGTCATCAAAGAACAGAAGAACTGGATGAAGTGGATGCTTGAAACGTATAAGTTTGACGGATTCCGAATCGATGCGGCGTCTCACTACGATAAAGCGATTCTAAAAGCAGAAGCAGAAATCTCGAAAGCGCATTTCGGAAAACAAGATTACTTGAGCTATATCGAAAGCTATAAAGCATCTCAACGTTCGTACATGAAAGCAAACAACAACGAACAACTCATCATGGACTCTGATTTGTACTTCACATTACGTTCGGCGCTAAAAACTTCGCAAAAACGTCCACTTCGTGATCTTGCGAAACTTTCAGTCGTCGATCGTGAAGGTTATGGAGCGACGGATGTTCAACCGAACTGGTCGTTCGTCAATAACCACGACCAAGAGAAAAATCGTGTCAATCAAATCATGCTTGATATGTACGGCATCAAGGCGGGTGCTCAGTACAGTAAAACGGATCAGCCGAAGTCGTTTGAGAGACTCTACAACAAAAAAGACGAAGCCAAGGCACTTGCGATTTATAATCAAGAGCTTGCTAGTCCGACGAAGAAATACTCAACGGAAAACATCATTGCGCAGTATGCGTTCCTTCTTTCGAACAAAAATACAGTTCCGACCGTCTACTACGGTGATCTCTACCAGACCGATGCATCGTACATGTCAAAAACGACACCGTACTATGACGAAATCACGAATCTCTTAAAAGTACGTAAAAAATACGCGTACGGTAAACAGTTCGTAGCTTACCATACATCGAACACATCAAAAGAAGCTGGGAAAGATTTGATCTCAAGCGTTCGCTTCGGGAAGAACCGGAACACGGGTGTCGCGACCGTCATCGGGAAAAATGCAGGTCTAAATACGACGATTCCAGTCAACATGGGTAAAACACACGCGAACCAAGTCTTCGTCGATGCTAGTGGTGTCACGAACACGAAACTCGTTACAGATAAGAACGGTATCTTGACGGTTCCAGTCAAAGGGATCAAGACGGCTGAAGTGAACGGTTACGTCGGCGTCTTCGTTCCGCAAGCAACAAAAGCACCAGTCGCAACGATCAAAGCCGGTGCAGTCTATCAAGGGAAAGCGTTGAACTTGAAAACGACGATCGCAAACTCAAAAGCAGCAATCGCTTCGACTCGCTACCGTGTCCTCGATACAAAAAAAGCGACAGTCGATTCAAAAAGTCGCCTGACAGGTAAAGCAACAGGGAAAACGACGGTTGAAGCAACGATTACGTTAAAAGACGGTTTTGTCTTGAAGACGGTCTTGCCGATCGAAACAAAAGCAAACAGTGTCACGCTGAAAGCAACAAAAGCAACACTGAAGAAGAACCAGACGACACGGATTGCCTATACTTCAGCAACGGATAAAATCAAATCCGTTCAGTATACATCTGCGAACAAAAAAGTCGCGCAAGTCTCGTCACGCGGTAATGTCAAAGGCATTAAAGCAGGCAAGACGACGATCCGTGTCACGTACACGACAGTTGGAAACTATAAAGTCGTCAAAACATTTACAGTCACAGTCAAGTAA